One genomic segment of Myxococcota bacterium includes these proteins:
- a CDS encoding hotdog domain-containing protein translates to MTMTPAEVLAAIPQQEPFRFIDEILELGDEHIVAATRFPADADFYRGHFPGNPITPGVILIEAMAQAGVVALGIYLLEREVGADEASKYTTLFTDASVDFSGIVAPGDRVLTTGRVVFFRRRKLRCAVEMKREDGTVVCSGTLSGMGVPK, encoded by the coding sequence ATGACGATGACCCCGGCCGAAGTCCTGGCGGCGATTCCCCAGCAGGAGCCGTTTCGCTTCATCGACGAGATCCTGGAGCTGGGCGACGAGCACATCGTCGCGGCCACCCGTTTCCCCGCCGACGCGGATTTCTATCGGGGCCATTTTCCCGGGAACCCCATCACCCCCGGGGTGATCCTGATCGAGGCCATGGCTCAGGCAGGCGTCGTGGCGCTCGGGATCTACCTCCTCGAGCGCGAGGTGGGCGCCGACGAAGCCAGCAAGTACACCACCCTTTTTACCGACGCCTCCGTGGACTTCAGCGGTATCGTCGCTCCGGGGGATCGTGTGCTCACGACCGGGCGCGTCGTCTTCTTCCGCCGTCGCAAGCTGCGTTGCGCGGTGGAGATGAAGCGCGAAGATGGGACGGTGGTCTGCTCGGGCACGCTCTCCGGCATGGGGGTACCCAAGTGA
- a CDS encoding phosphopantetheine-binding protein: protein MSQEEVFEQVVKILTPYVKSQEALDAVSHQTHILDELKVNSARLVDVVLEFEDAFDIEIADEDVDKVETVGNAVELISAKLG from the coding sequence ATGAGCCAGGAAGAAGTCTTCGAGCAGGTCGTCAAGATCCTCACGCCCTACGTGAAGAGCCAGGAAGCGCTCGACGCCGTCAGTCACCAGACCCACATCCTCGACGAGCTCAAGGTGAACTCCGCACGACTCGTCGATGTGGTGCTCGAATTCGAGGACGCGTTCGACATCGAGATCGCCGACGAGGACGTCGACAAGGTCGAGACCGTGGGCAACGCGGTGGAGCTCATCTCGGCCAAGCTCGGGTAG
- a CDS encoding biotin carboxylase N-terminal domain-containing protein, with protein MPPPEDPRRARPIQRIAIVNRGEAALRCIRTVKAMRARDGSELTCVALYTDPDRDAPFVRQADAALRLEPTGATAVSAYLDHEGLLEALRRCEADAVWPGWGFVAEDAAFADRVSEAGITFLGPRGDVMRALGDKIGAKHVAEGAGVPVIPWSGGEVESVEAAREHAERIGYPVVLKASAGGGGRGIRVVSSEAELAPAFESARSEARTAFGDDRLFVESRLRRGRHIEVQIAADLHGTVWALGSRDCSVQRRHQKILEEAPPPSLDAGRIHDLLDAAKRLASSVGYTGVGTVEYLVTDDEVAFLEVNPRLQVEHGLTEELTGVDLVELQIRIGNGEALAPEPPPSEGAAIEARVCAEDPEADFLPSPGHIARFDPALGRGIRIDTGVGVGSDVPPDFDSLIAKVIAMGKTREEARARLAMALRDFDLVVEGGASNKGYLLHLIETERYRSGDVDTEWLDSHPELREGDATYAVPALCAAAVLSYQQGRDRARREIFADPAHLTPASAPASTGQHIDLSFRGESYELDVFAIGAWRYRVHLDGRVVPVALRSDGPHRASFEFGGKSLRLLFDHTDQGLRVEVEGHPYRFATGSAGHVRSGTPAIVVALDVVPGDRVDAGSILGRLEAMKMEIGFEAPISGVVKEVLVAAGQQVEAGELLLKIEPDGDSDDASAPRLAIEAEVDPLDGFFVDGVPDLAQAEQAAQGERRAAMDAAREEIRRVLMGYDVNPDRGEKLAAFLEAPLPDGLSDGFRWELAEVRRELTLFADIEQLFSRAPLPRPTGEAGASTRALLLDAIRRYRDGGESVPEGFREIWLRALGHFGVDSLEATGALERALLRLLASQLAPELRRRLVLGCLSRIHALAATGIDLGGDRALDDVLARIAGLRGLVSDAIADLCLEARYTIFEGPRLEVQAERTSKEVESWLAAAEASLTHPPESVLAHLANAPRAVFHRVGRWLEDDDPRRRAIAVAAHVRRLYGHQRPNAHTSGVVGPVHVERIDLPGERIVLGSLSRVDALGPTLERLGRAASAASNRTPTRRVHAIELLVPLHDDTDEAAVSEAIAPLLGPSLSTQRLTLTFLRTGTPPTHLTFEHEGAGASPLRERRDLWGIHPDTAARIDLDRLRKFDVERLDAPEDLYCFHARSPEIPDDERLLVFADVRGRSPDDTDAHEASLHVPAFERDFFEAARCLRNHLQLRDPRRRLQWNRLMLFATPSVYLEQELVESLARRLYPATRHLGLEKVVVRLNVLDREAPESPARPVEIVFMDPTGSRLELSWREPHHEALEPAQTYERKVVAARRRRLVYPYEIVRMLTGAPDNVDLAGDGGLPAGHFEEFDLDPDHAAPKAKSVAGRPPAQNTSAIVFGVIDTPTEAIPEGMRRVLVLSDPTLGMGSLSAAECDRIVAAIDLAEAEGLPVEWVPVSSGARIAMDSGTENLDATARVVRRIVTFTQAGGSIHVIVQGVNVGAQSYFDALSTMLQHTRGVLIMTPSASMVLTGRAALAASGSVSAEDEVGIGGYERIMGPNGQAQFLARNLAEAYGILYHHYRYAYVVPGELAPRPLPTDDPIDRRVTESETRRAHGHDFDRIGQIFDTTENAERKRPFAMRALMESVVDHDLGHLERWRGWRGAETAIVWDACLGGQPISLIGIESRNLPRAGAPPTDGPSSWTGGTLFPGSSKKVARALNAASGVRPAVVLANLSGFDGSPESMRTLQLEYGAEIARAVVNFSGVLAFLVVSRYHGGAYVVFSRELNPGLRAAAVEGSFASVIGGGPAAAVVFSREARARALRDPEIARLQRLSQRHDDPEARAAFEAAYRQVLLQKQAEIGAEFDAIHSVERALEVGSLEGLIAAEEIRPFLAGLVRGGEIPQRD; from the coding sequence ATGCCGCCGCCTGAGGATCCGCGACGAGCACGTCCGATCCAACGCATCGCCATCGTCAACCGCGGTGAAGCCGCGCTGCGCTGCATCCGAACCGTGAAGGCGATGCGCGCGCGCGATGGCTCGGAGCTCACCTGCGTTGCGCTCTACACCGATCCCGACCGCGACGCGCCCTTCGTGCGCCAGGCCGATGCGGCCCTGCGCCTGGAGCCGACGGGCGCGACCGCCGTCAGTGCCTACCTCGATCACGAGGGTCTGCTCGAAGCCCTGCGCCGCTGCGAGGCCGATGCCGTCTGGCCCGGTTGGGGGTTCGTCGCCGAGGACGCCGCTTTCGCCGATCGGGTGAGCGAGGCGGGGATCACCTTCCTCGGTCCGAGGGGCGACGTGATGCGCGCGCTGGGCGACAAGATCGGCGCGAAGCACGTGGCCGAGGGCGCCGGTGTGCCGGTGATCCCTTGGAGCGGCGGCGAGGTCGAGAGCGTCGAAGCCGCCCGGGAACACGCCGAACGCATCGGCTACCCAGTGGTGCTCAAGGCGAGCGCGGGTGGTGGGGGACGCGGCATCCGCGTGGTCAGCTCCGAAGCGGAGCTGGCGCCGGCGTTCGAGAGCGCCCGTTCGGAAGCCCGAACCGCGTTCGGCGACGACCGCCTGTTCGTCGAATCGAGGCTGCGCCGCGGTCGCCACATCGAGGTGCAGATCGCGGCCGATCTCCATGGCACCGTGTGGGCCCTCGGCAGTCGCGACTGTTCGGTGCAGCGCCGACACCAGAAGATCCTCGAAGAGGCTCCGCCGCCCAGCCTCGACGCAGGGCGCATTCACGATCTGCTCGACGCCGCGAAGCGGCTCGCCTCGAGCGTCGGCTACACGGGCGTCGGCACCGTCGAGTATCTGGTCACGGACGACGAGGTCGCCTTCCTCGAGGTGAACCCCCGGCTCCAGGTCGAACACGGGCTCACCGAGGAACTCACGGGCGTCGACCTGGTCGAGCTGCAGATTCGCATCGGCAACGGAGAAGCCCTCGCACCCGAACCTCCTCCGAGCGAGGGAGCCGCGATCGAGGCCCGGGTCTGCGCCGAAGATCCGGAGGCCGACTTCCTGCCCTCGCCCGGGCACATCGCCCGCTTCGACCCCGCACTCGGTCGCGGCATCCGCATCGATACCGGCGTGGGGGTCGGCTCCGACGTCCCGCCCGACTTCGACTCCCTGATCGCGAAGGTGATCGCGATGGGGAAAACGCGCGAGGAAGCGCGGGCGCGCCTCGCCATGGCGCTGCGCGACTTCGACCTCGTGGTCGAGGGCGGCGCGTCCAACAAGGGCTACCTGCTCCACCTGATCGAGACCGAGCGCTACCGCAGTGGCGACGTCGACACCGAGTGGCTCGACTCCCACCCGGAACTGCGCGAGGGAGACGCCACCTACGCCGTCCCGGCGCTGTGCGCGGCGGCGGTGCTTTCTTACCAGCAGGGTCGCGATCGCGCACGCCGCGAGATCTTCGCCGACCCGGCGCACCTGACCCCGGCCTCGGCTCCCGCTTCGACCGGGCAACACATCGACCTCTCGTTCCGCGGTGAGTCCTACGAGCTCGACGTCTTCGCGATCGGCGCCTGGCGCTACCGCGTCCACCTCGACGGAAGGGTCGTCCCCGTAGCCCTGCGCAGCGACGGCCCCCACCGCGCCAGCTTCGAGTTCGGCGGCAAGAGCCTACGCCTGCTCTTCGATCACACCGACCAGGGGCTCCGGGTCGAGGTCGAGGGGCACCCCTATCGCTTCGCCACCGGCTCCGCCGGCCACGTGCGCTCGGGGACGCCGGCGATCGTCGTCGCCCTCGACGTCGTCCCGGGTGACCGCGTCGACGCGGGTTCGATTCTCGGCCGGCTCGAAGCGATGAAGATGGAGATCGGCTTCGAGGCACCGATCAGCGGCGTGGTGAAGGAAGTGCTCGTCGCTGCGGGCCAGCAGGTGGAAGCCGGCGAGCTGCTGCTGAAGATCGAGCCCGACGGAGACAGCGACGACGCATCGGCTCCGCGCCTCGCGATCGAGGCCGAGGTCGATCCGCTCGACGGCTTCTTCGTCGACGGGGTCCCGGACCTGGCCCAGGCGGAACAGGCGGCCCAGGGCGAGCGTCGGGCGGCGATGGACGCGGCGCGCGAGGAGATCCGCCGCGTGCTGATGGGCTACGACGTCAATCCCGACCGCGGTGAGAAACTCGCCGCCTTCCTGGAAGCGCCGCTGCCCGACGGCTTGAGTGATGGCTTCCGATGGGAGCTCGCCGAGGTCCGCCGCGAGCTGACACTGTTCGCCGACATCGAGCAGCTCTTCAGCCGCGCGCCGTTGCCGCGCCCCACCGGGGAAGCCGGCGCTTCGACGCGTGCGCTCCTGCTGGACGCGATCCGCCGCTACCGCGATGGCGGCGAGTCCGTGCCCGAGGGTTTCCGGGAGATCTGGCTGCGCGCCCTGGGGCACTTCGGGGTCGACTCCCTCGAGGCGACCGGCGCGCTCGAACGCGCCTTGCTGCGCCTGCTGGCGTCCCAGCTCGCTCCCGAACTGCGACGGCGGCTCGTGCTCGGGTGCCTCTCCCGCATCCACGCCCTCGCGGCCACGGGGATCGACCTGGGCGGCGATCGCGCCCTCGACGACGTGCTCGCCCGCATTGCCGGCCTGCGGGGCCTCGTCTCCGACGCCATCGCCGACCTCTGCCTCGAAGCGCGCTACACGATCTTCGAGGGGCCGCGCCTCGAGGTCCAGGCCGAGCGCACCTCGAAAGAGGTCGAGAGCTGGCTGGCTGCGGCCGAGGCGTCGCTCACCCACCCGCCCGAGTCGGTCCTGGCGCACCTCGCCAACGCGCCGCGGGCCGTCTTCCATCGCGTCGGGCGCTGGCTCGAAGACGACGACCCGCGACGCCGTGCGATCGCCGTCGCCGCCCACGTCCGTCGTCTCTACGGGCACCAGCGGCCCAACGCGCACACGTCGGGCGTGGTCGGTCCGGTCCACGTCGAGCGCATCGACCTTCCGGGTGAACGCATCGTCCTCGGCAGCCTGTCGCGCGTCGATGCCCTCGGCCCGACCCTCGAGCGGCTCGGACGCGCGGCGAGTGCCGCATCGAATCGGACGCCGACGCGCCGCGTGCACGCGATCGAGCTGCTCGTGCCGTTGCACGACGACACCGACGAGGCCGCCGTTTCGGAAGCCATCGCTCCGCTCCTCGGCCCGTCCCTGTCGACCCAGCGCCTGACCCTCACCTTCCTGCGAACGGGCACGCCGCCGACCCACCTGACCTTCGAGCACGAGGGCGCCGGCGCATCTCCGTTGCGTGAGCGCCGCGATCTCTGGGGCATCCATCCGGACACGGCCGCCCGCATCGACCTCGATCGCCTGCGCAAGTTCGACGTCGAGCGCCTCGACGCGCCCGAGGATCTCTATTGCTTCCACGCCCGCAGTCCCGAGATCCCCGACGACGAGCGGCTGCTGGTGTTCGCCGACGTGCGCGGACGCTCCCCCGACGACACCGATGCCCACGAGGCGAGCCTGCACGTGCCGGCGTTCGAGCGGGACTTCTTCGAGGCCGCGCGCTGCCTGCGCAATCACCTCCAGCTCCGCGACCCGCGCCGACGCCTGCAGTGGAATCGGTTGATGCTGTTCGCGACGCCTTCGGTCTACCTCGAGCAGGAGCTGGTCGAGTCCCTGGCGCGTCGACTCTACCCCGCCACCCGCCACCTCGGACTCGAGAAGGTCGTGGTTCGCTTGAACGTGCTGGATCGGGAAGCGCCCGAGTCACCGGCCCGCCCCGTCGAGATCGTCTTCATGGATCCCACGGGCAGCCGCCTCGAGCTCTCCTGGCGCGAGCCTCACCACGAAGCCCTCGAACCCGCCCAGACCTACGAGCGCAAGGTGGTCGCGGCCAGGCGCCGACGCCTCGTCTATCCCTACGAGATCGTCCGGATGCTCACCGGCGCACCGGACAACGTCGACCTCGCCGGCGACGGCGGCCTCCCGGCCGGTCACTTCGAGGAGTTCGACCTCGACCCCGATCATGCGGCGCCGAAGGCGAAGAGCGTCGCCGGACGTCCGCCGGCCCAGAACACCAGCGCGATCGTCTTCGGCGTCATCGACACCCCGACCGAAGCGATCCCGGAAGGCATGCGCCGGGTGCTGGTGCTCTCGGACCCGACGCTGGGCATGGGGTCGCTCTCGGCCGCAGAGTGCGATCGCATCGTCGCGGCCATCGACCTCGCCGAGGCCGAGGGCCTCCCGGTCGAGTGGGTGCCGGTTTCGAGCGGCGCGCGAATCGCGATGGACAGCGGCACCGAGAACCTCGACGCTACCGCGCGGGTGGTGCGACGGATCGTGACCTTCACCCAGGCGGGTGGATCCATTCACGTGATCGTGCAGGGCGTGAACGTCGGCGCCCAGAGCTACTTCGACGCCCTCTCCACCATGCTCCAACACACCCGAGGCGTGCTGATCATGACGCCGTCGGCTTCGATGGTGCTCACGGGCCGGGCCGCACTCGCGGCTTCGGGGTCCGTGTCGGCGGAAGACGAGGTCGGGATCGGGGGCTACGAGCGCATCATGGGCCCGAACGGCCAGGCCCAGTTCCTCGCACGGAATCTCGCCGAAGCCTACGGGATCCTCTATCACCACTACCGCTACGCCTACGTGGTGCCCGGAGAACTCGCGCCGCGACCGCTCCCGACCGACGATCCGATCGATCGCCGCGTCACCGAATCCGAGACGCGCCGCGCCCACGGCCACGACTTCGACCGCATCGGCCAGATCTTCGACACCACTGAGAACGCGGAGCGCAAGCGCCCCTTCGCCATGCGCGCGCTGATGGAGTCGGTGGTCGACCACGACTTGGGCCACCTCGAGCGCTGGCGCGGCTGGCGCGGCGCCGAGACCGCCATCGTCTGGGATGCCTGCCTCGGTGGCCAGCCGATCAGCCTGATCGGCATCGAGAGCCGCAACCTGCCGCGCGCAGGCGCGCCGCCCACCGACGGGCCGTCTTCCTGGACCGGCGGCACGCTGTTCCCCGGGTCGAGCAAGAAGGTGGCGCGCGCGCTCAACGCGGCGAGCGGTGTGCGCCCGGCGGTGGTCCTGGCCAACCTCTCGGGGTTCGACGGTTCGCCCGAGTCCATGCGCACGCTCCAGCTCGAGTACGGTGCCGAGATCGCGCGTGCCGTCGTGAACTTCAGCGGCGTCCTCGCCTTCCTGGTGGTGTCTCGGTATCACGGCGGCGCCTACGTCGTGTTCAGCCGCGAGCTCAACCCGGGCCTGCGAGCCGCCGCCGTTGAGGGCTCTTTCGCGTCGGTCATCGGCGGCGGGCCGGCCGCGGCGGTGGTCTTCTCGCGCGAGGCACGCGCTCGAGCGCTGCGCGACCCCGAGATCGCGCGCCTTCAGCGGCTGTCCCAGCGGCACGACGACCCCGAGGCCCGCGCCGCCTTCGAGGCTGCCTACCGCCAGGTGCTCCTGCAGAAGCAAGCCGAGATCGGAGCGGAGTTCGACGCCATCCACTCGGTGGAACGCGCCCTCGAAGTGGGATCGCTCGAAGGACTGATCGCCGCGGAGGAGATCCGTCCCTTCCTCGCCGGTCTGGTGCGCGGCGGCGAGATTCCCCAGCGCGACTAG
- the fabA gene encoding bifunctional 3-hydroxydecanoyl-ACP dehydratase/trans-2-decenoyl-ACP isomerase has protein sequence MKYEEFQARDAFDHAELLAFAHGRLFDDPPLGFDARLPLPPMLMLDRITHIERNGSRGRIVAERDVRLDDWFFQCHFLGDPVQPGCLGVDGIWQLLGFFCAWAGGLGSGRALGCGEVEFFGQIRPHDRCVRTEVDVRRYTELEKAGAAMVIGDATLFVDDAPIYTVKRAKVGTFQGIAYPDYPHPSPHGRGGQMER, from the coding sequence GTGAAGTACGAAGAGTTCCAGGCCCGCGACGCCTTCGACCACGCCGAGCTGCTCGCCTTCGCGCACGGTCGACTGTTCGATGATCCGCCGCTGGGTTTCGACGCCCGCCTGCCGCTGCCGCCGATGCTGATGCTCGACCGCATCACCCACATCGAGCGCAACGGATCGCGCGGAAGGATCGTCGCCGAGCGCGACGTGCGTCTCGACGACTGGTTCTTTCAGTGTCACTTCCTCGGCGACCCGGTCCAGCCGGGCTGCCTCGGCGTCGACGGTATCTGGCAGTTGTTGGGCTTCTTCTGCGCCTGGGCGGGCGGGCTCGGATCGGGCCGCGCGCTGGGCTGCGGTGAGGTGGAGTTCTTCGGCCAGATCCGCCCCCACGACCGCTGCGTTCGCACCGAGGTGGACGTCCGCCGCTACACCGAGCTCGAGAAGGCCGGCGCGGCCATGGTCATCGGCGACGCCACCCTGTTCGTCGACGACGCCCCGATCTACACCGTCAAGCGCGCGAAGGTCGGCACCTTCCAGGGCATTGCCTACCCCGACTACCCCCACCCCTCCCCGCACGGTCGCGGCGGGCAGATGGAGCGCTGA
- a CDS encoding lysophospholipid acyltransferase family protein produces the protein MGDTAPSDLSSHARFALKMQRAVGRVVSPLTTAAVGWFLRGFLRLRFVDIAPLRRAYREHRQRSDAPLLICGNHLTMIDSALIAYALASPAWYVAHFSSLPWNMPDRTTFASKPWQRLLTYLYKCLPVARGGSREEVAGSLARFAHLLQRGDVGLVFPEGGRSRTGRIEVESAAYGVGRMVKAVPGCRVLCVYLRGDAQQEYSGVPERGDTIRARMAWLEPKSDHGGLRGSRDIARQILARLSELEQEHFDAAA, from the coding sequence GTGGGCGACACCGCCCCTTCCGACCTCTCGAGTCATGCCCGGTTCGCGCTGAAGATGCAGCGCGCGGTGGGGAGAGTTGTATCTCCTCTCACCACCGCCGCCGTGGGTTGGTTCCTGCGCGGATTCCTACGGCTGCGTTTCGTCGACATCGCGCCGCTGCGCCGGGCCTATCGAGAGCATCGCCAGCGCTCGGACGCGCCGCTGCTGATCTGCGGCAACCACCTGACGATGATCGACTCGGCCCTGATCGCCTACGCCCTCGCGTCGCCCGCCTGGTACGTCGCACACTTCTCGTCGCTCCCGTGGAACATGCCGGACCGCACCACCTTCGCGTCGAAGCCCTGGCAACGCCTGTTGACCTACTTGTACAAGTGCCTGCCCGTGGCACGCGGAGGGTCGCGCGAAGAAGTGGCGGGATCGCTGGCGCGCTTCGCCCATCTCCTGCAGCGCGGCGACGTCGGCCTCGTGTTTCCCGAAGGCGGCCGCAGCCGCACCGGCCGGATCGAGGTGGAGAGCGCGGCCTACGGCGTCGGCCGGATGGTGAAAGCCGTGCCCGGTTGTCGGGTGTTGTGCGTCTACCTCCGTGGCGACGCGCAGCAGGAGTACAGCGGGGTTCCGGAACGCGGCGACACGATTCGGGCGCGCATGGCGTGGCTCGAACCCAAGAGTGACCACGGCGGCTTGCGCGGTTCACGCGACATCGCGCGGCAGATCCTGGCGCGTCTCTCCGAACTGGAGCAGGAGCACTTCGATGCCGCCGCCTGA
- a CDS encoding ketoacyl-ACP synthase III: MSLYLHGLGHAHPEAEISNRFLESLDIGTSDEWILERVGIRSRRSVMPLDYIRTTRNRDPREALDAATDNNASLGARAARMAIARAGITDTEIGLVLSGNSATDTSGAPAEACNVAAALGLDTPALDVSSACTSFFAQLYFLSLMDPAKLPPYVLLVAPETLSTTVDYEDRATAVLWGDAAAAGIVSTRVSAPAEIVANALASQPSGRDKVVVPRGRHFRQEGRTVQMFGIKKMVAAVERLRDELEVPTRRLHFVGHQANLRMLERVRDLAEIPTERHHTNVEWYGNTGAASAASVLSMEWEKWRPGDDVAVAGVGAGLTWSSYGVRFVGESA; the protein is encoded by the coding sequence TTGAGCCTCTATCTACACGGGCTGGGACACGCCCACCCGGAAGCCGAGATCTCGAACCGTTTCCTGGAGTCGCTCGACATCGGCACCAGCGACGAGTGGATCCTGGAGCGCGTCGGGATCCGCTCTCGTCGCAGCGTCATGCCCCTCGACTACATCCGGACCACCCGCAACCGCGATCCGCGCGAGGCCCTGGACGCCGCCACCGACAACAACGCCAGCCTCGGTGCACGCGCCGCGCGGATGGCGATCGCGCGCGCCGGGATCACCGACACCGAGATCGGCCTGGTCCTCTCGGGGAACTCGGCCACGGACACGAGCGGCGCTCCGGCGGAAGCCTGCAACGTCGCCGCGGCGCTGGGTCTGGACACGCCGGCCCTCGACGTGAGCTCCGCCTGCACCAGTTTCTTCGCCCAGCTCTACTTCCTGTCGCTGATGGACCCGGCCAAGCTGCCCCCGTACGTGCTGCTGGTCGCCCCGGAAACCTTGTCGACGACGGTCGACTACGAGGACCGCGCGACGGCCGTCTTGTGGGGCGACGCCGCGGCGGCGGGGATCGTCTCCACCCGGGTTTCGGCTCCCGCCGAGATCGTGGCCAACGCGCTCGCCAGTCAGCCTTCGGGGCGCGACAAGGTCGTCGTCCCGCGCGGCCGGCACTTCCGCCAGGAGGGCCGGACGGTGCAGATGTTCGGCATCAAGAAGATGGTGGCGGCCGTCGAGCGCCTGCGCGACGAACTCGAGGTGCCCACGCGCCGCCTGCACTTCGTCGGCCACCAGGCGAACCTTCGCATGCTCGAGCGGGTGCGAGATCTCGCCGAGATCCCGACGGAGCGCCACCACACGAACGTGGAATGGTATGGCAACACCGGCGCCGCCAGCGCCGCCAGCGTGCTCTCGATGGAGTGGGAAAAGTGGCGACCCGGTGACGACGTCGCGGTGGCCGGTGTGGGCGCCGGCCTGACCTGGTCGAGCTACGGTGTCCGCTTCGTGGGAGAGAGTGCGTGA
- a CDS encoding beta-ketoacyl-[acyl-carrier-protein] synthase family protein produces MTNRVVITGIGVVAPNGVGTDAFSGALRAGLSGIRHNEAMAEHGFGSQVAGVPEGIDEIAEKHFDEELLRAMNSSHRYAAIAALDAWRDAGLTRPSPEDDAVDWDTGAIIGTGIGGMDTTGSRVVPLTDAKKVRRLGSTAVEQVMASGVSARVSGLLSLGNQVTTNSSACSTGAEAIAMGAERIRRGQATRMLCGGAEGESHYIWAGFDAMRVLNRNHNDTPELASRPMSASAGGFVPAAGAGLLMLESEESARERGTRIYAEVAGSGINCGGHRQGGSMTAPNPNAVRRCIQLALDDADIGPSDVGAINGHLTATGADPKEVASWAVALDRAPGQLPPITSTKSMVGHTLGAAGAIEAVACVLMLDGGFVHPSTNCEDVHPEIEPHADSIPHEALDRPDLDVVVKAGFGFGDVNACLVFRRPRD; encoded by the coding sequence GTGACGAACCGCGTCGTCATCACCGGAATCGGGGTCGTGGCGCCCAACGGCGTCGGGACCGATGCCTTCAGCGGCGCCCTCCGCGCCGGCCTCTCGGGCATCCGTCACAACGAGGCCATGGCGGAGCACGGCTTCGGCAGTCAGGTCGCCGGCGTGCCCGAGGGCATCGACGAGATCGCCGAGAAGCACTTCGACGAAGAGCTCCTGCGCGCGATGAACTCGTCCCACCGCTATGCGGCGATCGCCGCTCTCGACGCCTGGCGCGACGCGGGGCTCACCCGGCCCAGCCCCGAGGACGACGCCGTCGATTGGGACACCGGCGCGATCATCGGGACCGGCATCGGGGGCATGGACACCACCGGCTCGCGCGTCGTCCCGCTCACCGACGCGAAGAAGGTGCGCCGCCTGGGCAGCACGGCCGTCGAACAGGTGATGGCCAGCGGCGTCTCGGCCCGTGTGTCGGGCCTCCTCAGCCTCGGCAACCAGGTCACGACGAATTCGAGTGCGTGCAGCACGGGCGCCGAGGCCATCGCGATGGGCGCCGAGCGCATCCGACGCGGGCAGGCGACGCGCATGCTCTGCGGCGGCGCGGAAGGCGAGAGTCACTACATCTGGGCGGGCTTCGACGCCATGCGCGTCCTCAACCGCAATCACAACGACACGCCGGAACTCGCGTCCCGACCGATGAGCGCGTCGGCCGGCGGGTTCGTTCCGGCGGCGGGCGCGGGCCTGCTCATGCTCGAGAGCGAAGAGAGCGCGCGCGAACGCGGTACCCGTATCTACGCCGAGGTCGCCGGGTCCGGCATCAACTGCGGCGGGCACCGCCAGGGCGGCTCGATGACCGCGCCCAACCCCAACGCGGTGCGGCGCTGCATCCAGCTGGCCCTCGACGACGCGGACATCGGCCCGTCGGATGTCGGTGCCATCAACGGCCATCTCACCGCCACCGGAGCCGACCCCAAAGAAGTGGCTTCCTGGGCAGTGGCGCTCGACCGCGCGCCCGGACAGCTGCCGCCGATCACGAGCACGAAATCGATGGTCGGCCACACGCTGGGTGCGGCGGGCGCGATCGAAGCGGTGGCCTGCGTGCTGATGCTCGACGGCGGGTTCGTACACCCGTCGACGAACTGCGAGGACGTCCATCCCGAGATCGAGCCCCATGCCGACTCGATTCCCCACGAAGCCCTCGACCGGCCCGACCTCGATGTCGTGGTGAAGGCGGGCTTCGGATTCGGGGACGTCAACGCCTGCCTGGTGTTTCGACGCCCTCGCGACTAG
- a CDS encoding HEAT repeat domain-containing protein, with protein sequence MNADWISRGLLGAVVVCLLALLVRSWGAADAVPCSDDARYSITGFAAGAPVLVRTDPDTGEILKFALEGGPDTWVARGSGDDVALPTQPANPVPDPAPNVTPAVADPTAFLVAVQNPALPADMRAWSALQLAGSEEPAARAALIDALDDDVPEVSVAALQALIGVDHPRVRAAAQERLEHEEDGVREVARRVLESLER encoded by the coding sequence ATGAATGCCGATTGGATCTCGCGAGGTCTGCTGGGCGCCGTCGTCGTGTGTCTGCTTGCGCTGCTCGTACGCAGTTGGGGTGCAGCCGACGCCGTGCCGTGCAGCGACGACGCGCGGTACAGCATCACGGGCTTCGCCGCCGGTGCGCCCGTGCTCGTGCGGACCGACCCCGACACGGGAGAGATCCTCAAGTTCGCGTTGGAGGGCGGCCCGGATACCTGGGTCGCGCGAGGCAGCGGGGACGACGTCGCGCTTCCCACGCAGCCCGCGAATCCCGTGCCCGATCCCGCTCCGAACGTGACGCCGGCCGTGGCGGATCCGACCGCCTTCCTGGTCGCCGTCCAGAACCCGGCGCTCCCGGCCGACATGCGCGCCTGGTCGGCGCTGCAACTCGCGGGGAGCGAGGAACCCGCAGCACGCGCGGCGCTGATCGACGCCCTCGACGACGACGTCCCCGAGGTGTCCGTCGCCGCCCTGCAAGCACTGATCGGGGTGGACCATCCCCGCGTGCGCGCTGCCGCCCAGGAGCGGCTGGAGCACGAAGAGGATGGCGTGCGCGAGGTGGCGCGGCGCGTGTTGGAGTCGCTCGAGCGCTAG